A stretch of Brevundimonas naejangsanensis DNA encodes these proteins:
- the carA gene encoding glutamine-hydrolyzing carbamoyl-phosphate synthase small subunit, translating into MTTHILSGATGVLVLADGTVLSGIGVGASGSAVGEVVFNTAMTGYQEILTDPSYMSQILAFTFPHIGNVGVNLEDVEQIGEAPERAARGVIFRDVPTEPANWRATGNLDGWMKSRGVIGLAGVDTRALTQLIREKGAPHAVIAHDPDGQFDLEALTAQARDWKGLVGLDLAKDASTTQAFEWTEGAWEWPTGYARPEAGDKSVVVVDYGVKRNILRALASTGVKITVVPASTTAEDILARNPDGVVLSNGPGDPAATGQYAVPEIKKLLDSGKPLMGICLGHQMLAIALGAKTMKMEQGHHGANHPVKDLTTGKVEIVSMNHEFSVDRDSLPEAVVETHVSLFDGTNCGIALKDRPVFSVQHHPEASSGPTDSLYLFKRFVDSMGA; encoded by the coding sequence ATGACGACTCACATCCTGTCCGGCGCCACCGGCGTCCTCGTGCTCGCAGATGGAACGGTCCTGTCGGGGATCGGCGTCGGCGCCTCCGGTTCGGCGGTCGGCGAGGTGGTCTTCAACACCGCCATGACCGGCTATCAGGAAATCCTGACCGACCCCTCCTACATGAGCCAGATCCTGGCCTTCACCTTCCCCCATATCGGCAACGTCGGCGTGAACCTGGAAGACGTCGAGCAGATCGGCGAGGCGCCCGAGCGCGCCGCCCGCGGCGTCATCTTCCGCGACGTGCCGACCGAGCCGGCCAACTGGCGCGCCACCGGCAACCTGGACGGCTGGATGAAGTCGCGCGGCGTCATCGGCCTGGCGGGCGTGGACACCCGCGCCCTGACCCAGTTGATCCGCGAGAAGGGCGCCCCGCACGCCGTCATCGCCCATGATCCCGACGGCCAGTTCGACCTGGAGGCCCTGACGGCCCAGGCGCGCGACTGGAAGGGCCTGGTCGGCCTGGACCTGGCCAAGGACGCCTCGACCACCCAGGCCTTCGAATGGACCGAGGGCGCCTGGGAATGGCCGACCGGCTACGCCAGGCCCGAGGCCGGCGACAAGTCGGTGGTGGTCGTCGACTACGGCGTGAAGCGCAACATCCTGCGCGCCCTGGCCTCGACCGGGGTGAAGATCACCGTGGTCCCCGCCTCGACCACGGCCGAGGACATCCTGGCCCGCAATCCCGACGGTGTGGTCCTGTCGAACGGTCCGGGCGATCCGGCCGCGACCGGCCAGTACGCCGTGCCCGAGATCAAGAAGCTGTTGGACAGCGGCAAGCCGCTGATGGGCATCTGCCTGGGCCACCAGATGCTGGCCATCGCCCTGGGCGCCAAGACCATGAAGATGGAGCAGGGCCACCACGGCGCCAACCATCCGGTCAAGGACCTGACCACGGGCAAGGTCGAGATCGTGTCGATGAACCACGAGTTCTCGGTCGACCGCGACAGCCTGCCCGAGGCGGTGGTCGAGACCCACGTCTCCCTGTTCGACGGGACCAACTGCGGCATCGCCCTGAAGGACCGGCCGGTGTTCAGCGTCCAGCATCACCCGGAGGCCTCGTCGGGTCCGACCGACAGCCTCTATCTGTTCAAGCGTTTCGTGGATTCCATGGGAGCCTAA
- a CDS encoding HAD family hydrolase produces MTITTVGLDADDTLWHNETIFRLSQKRFAELLADHAEEPVMMGRLAEVERRNLRLYGYGVKGFTLSMLETAMELCDGSAPPHIVREILAAGREMLTHPVETLPGVDEVLAELAETYRLVLVTKGDLMDQERKLAASGLGELFAAVEIVSEKDRSTYDRVFARHGSGAAEAVMAGNSMKSDVLPAIEAGAWAAHIPYHVTWAHELADAPEAHPRYVSLSRIGELPDWIAAIDDK; encoded by the coding sequence ATGACCATCACCACCGTCGGCCTCGATGCCGACGACACCCTCTGGCACAACGAGACCATCTTCCGCCTGAGCCAGAAGCGCTTCGCCGAACTGCTGGCCGACCACGCCGAAGAGCCGGTGATGATGGGCCGCCTGGCCGAGGTCGAGCGCCGCAACCTGCGGCTCTACGGCTACGGCGTGAAGGGCTTCACCCTGTCGATGCTGGAGACGGCGATGGAGCTGTGCGACGGCTCGGCCCCGCCCCACATCGTGCGCGAGATCCTGGCCGCGGGCCGCGAGATGCTGACCCATCCGGTCGAGACCCTGCCCGGCGTCGACGAGGTGCTGGCCGAGCTGGCCGAGACCTACCGCCTGGTGCTGGTGACCAAGGGCGACCTGATGGACCAGGAGCGCAAGCTGGCCGCCTCGGGGCTGGGCGAACTGTTCGCCGCCGTCGAGATCGTCTCCGAGAAGGACCGCTCGACCTACGACCGCGTCTTCGCCCGCCATGGCTCGGGCGCGGCCGAGGCGGTGATGGCCGGCAACTCCATGAAGTCCGACGTCCTGCCCGCCATCGAGGCCGGGGCCTGGGCGGCGCACATCCCCTACCACGTCACCTGGGCCCACGAACTGGCCGACGCCCCCGAGGCCCACCCGCGCTACGTCAGCCTCAGCCGCATCGGCGAACTGCCCGACTGGATCGCCGCGATCGACGACAAGTAG
- a CDS encoding patatin-like phospholipase family protein produces MRLLRLLALILLPTAALALGACQTMPRPAFQAADLAAASPPWRYDFLSQEARDRFVRETLDASQATTDGTFDILALSGGGANGAYGAGVMVGWSQAGDRPDFEVVTGVSTGALIAPFVFAGPAFDPDLRHAYTSGQTDRLLRSRGLFALIFPGVFKPEPLTNLVVDNVTPELLDAIAAEHRKGRRLYVSTTSLDAQTQVVWDMGAIAQRTDPASRLLFVNVLIASASIPGAFPPVLLDVAHQGRRVQELHVDGSTVSSFLVVPQALFLGSGPISRPLDDARIWIVVNGKSEPRFEVARISAVGIAARSFDTMVKALQRSDLIAVTQFARRYGVTLSVAAIPDETPANTLDFTQAHMTALFQAGEAQARAGRAFETQVAPVQPRPPRFTPTPSDPES; encoded by the coding sequence ATGCGCCTTCTTCGCCTTCTGGCCCTGATCCTGCTGCCGACGGCCGCCCTGGCCCTGGGCGCCTGCCAGACCATGCCGCGCCCGGCCTTCCAGGCGGCCGACCTGGCCGCCGCCAGTCCGCCGTGGCGCTACGACTTCCTGTCGCAGGAGGCCCGCGACCGCTTCGTGCGCGAGACGCTCGACGCCAGCCAGGCGACCACCGACGGGACCTTCGACATCCTGGCCCTGTCCGGCGGCGGGGCTAACGGCGCCTATGGGGCGGGCGTCATGGTCGGCTGGAGCCAGGCCGGCGACCGGCCCGATTTCGAGGTGGTGACGGGGGTCTCGACCGGCGCCCTGATCGCCCCCTTCGTCTTCGCCGGCCCGGCGTTCGACCCGGACCTGCGACACGCCTACACCAGCGGCCAGACCGACCGGCTGTTGCGCTCGCGCGGCCTGTTCGCCCTGATCTTTCCGGGCGTGTTCAAGCCCGAGCCCCTGACCAATCTGGTGGTCGACAACGTCACCCCCGAACTGCTGGACGCCATCGCCGCCGAGCATCGCAAGGGACGGCGCCTCTATGTCTCGACCACCAGCCTGGACGCCCAGACCCAGGTCGTCTGGGACATGGGCGCCATCGCCCAGCGCACCGACCCGGCCTCGCGCCTGCTGTTCGTCAATGTGCTGATCGCCTCGGCCAGCATCCCCGGCGCCTTCCCGCCCGTCCTGCTGGACGTCGCCCATCAGGGGCGGCGCGTCCAGGAGCTGCACGTCGACGGCAGTACGGTCTCCAGCTTCCTGGTCGTGCCCCAGGCCCTGTTCCTCGGCAGCGGGCCGATCAGCCGCCCCCTGGACGACGCCCGCATCTGGATCGTCGTCAACGGCAAGTCGGAGCCCCGCTTCGAGGTCGCCCGCATCTCGGCCGTCGGCATCGCCGCCCGCAGCTTCGACACCATGGTGAAGGCCTTGCAGCGCTCGGATCTGATCGCCGTCACCCAGTTCGCCCGCCGCTACGGCGTGACCCTGTCGGTCGCCGCCATTCCCGACGAGACGCCGGCGAACACCCTGGACTTCACCCAGGCCCACATGACCGCCCTGTTCCAGGCGGGCGAGGCCCAGGCCCGCGCCGGCCGCGCCTTCGAGACCCAGGTCGCCCCGGTCCAGCCGCGTCCGCCGCGCTTCACGCCGACGCCGTCCGATCCCGAGAGCTGA
- a CDS encoding DUF1294 domain-containing protein, which translates to MPMPLIDLILLLLLAGNLIAFLLFWLDKERARAGGWRISESALLLAVLYGGFGAWMGQQFLRHKTRKEPFRSWLGVLLTIYVLCLLAAAAYVVLPGLAAWRL; encoded by the coding sequence ATGCCCATGCCCCTCATCGACCTGATCCTGCTGCTCCTGCTGGCCGGAAACCTGATCGCCTTCCTGCTGTTCTGGCTGGACAAGGAACGGGCGCGGGCGGGCGGCTGGCGCATTTCGGAGAGCGCCCTGCTGCTGGCGGTTCTCTACGGCGGCTTCGGCGCCTGGATGGGTCAGCAATTCCTGCGTCACAAGACGCGCAAGGAGCCGTTCCGAAGCTGGCTTGGCGTTCTGTTGACCATCTATGTGCTCTGCCTTCTGGCCGCCGCCGCCTATGTCGTCTTGCCCGGCCTGGCCGCCTGGAGGCTATGA
- the carB gene encoding carbamoyl-phosphate synthase large subunit, which translates to MPKRTDIQSILIIGAGPIVIGQACEFDYSGVQACKALKAEGYRVILVNSNPATIMTDPEVADATYIEPITPEMVEKIIAKERPDALLPTMGGQTALNTALALNASGALAKYGVEMIGAKAEVIDKAEDRQKFRDAMDKLGLESPRSRAIHHIEEADDALAFVGLPAIIRPSFTLAGTGGGIAYNVEEFHEIVERGLDLSPTTEVLIEESVLGWKEYEMEVVRDHADNCIIICSIENIDPMGVHTGDSITVAPAMTLTDKEYQMMRAASIAVLREIGVETGGSNVQFALNPADGRMVVIEMNPRVSRSSALASKATGFPIAKIAAKLAVGYTLDELKNDITMVTPASFEPAIDYVVTKIPRFAFEKYPGSEPHLTTAMKSVGEVMAIGRTFQESMQKALRGLETGLNGFDEIEIDGVAGAEDDASVRAAVVRALGQPTPDRIRVIAQAFRHGLTVEEVHAACSYEPWFLRQIADIVRTEGHVRVQGLPTQATDFRKLKAKGFSDARLGALTGKTEGEVRKARRALDVRPVFKRIDTCAAEFASATAYMYSTYETGALGQVPACEAEVSDRRKAVILGGGPNRIGQGIEFDYCCVHAAFAFADIDVESIMVNCNPETVSTDYDTSDRLYFEPLTAEDVLELIDVERSKGELIGVVVQFGGQTPLKLAHALQEDGVPILGTSVDSIDLAEDRERFQQMLQAIGLQQPPNALARSAEEAAQKAEEVGYPVVLRPSYVLGGRGMMIVHDREQLDRYVHEAMRVSGSDPVLIDHYLNRATEVDVDALCDDETVFVAGVLEHIEEAGVHSGDSACSMPPFSLSPATVAELKRQTTAMAKALKVRGLMNVQFAIEEPHSENPRIFVLEVNPRASRTAPFVAKTIGQPVAAIAAKVMAGVPLASFGLVDKELDHIAVKEAVFPFARFAGVDTILGPEMRSTGEVMGLDWKREGEADLAPAFARAFAKSQTGGGTILPTEGTAFVSVKDADKPFIVEAVKTLLAQGFAVIATGGTHAYLTEQGLDVGLVKKVLEGRPNIVDAMKNGEVQLVFNTTDGKQALADSFSIRRTALMMKIPYYTTAAGSLAAAQGIAAVRHGEMDVRPIQSYN; encoded by the coding sequence ATGCCCAAGCGCACAGACATCCAGTCCATCCTGATCATCGGCGCCGGCCCGATCGTCATCGGCCAGGCCTGCGAGTTCGACTATTCCGGCGTCCAGGCCTGCAAGGCGCTGAAGGCCGAAGGCTACCGGGTCATCCTGGTCAACTCGAACCCGGCCACCATCATGACCGACCCGGAGGTGGCCGACGCCACCTATATCGAGCCGATCACGCCCGAGATGGTCGAGAAGATCATCGCCAAGGAGCGCCCCGACGCGCTGCTGCCGACCATGGGCGGCCAGACCGCGCTGAACACGGCCCTGGCCCTGAACGCCTCGGGCGCCCTGGCCAAATACGGGGTCGAGATGATCGGCGCCAAGGCCGAGGTCATCGACAAGGCCGAGGACCGTCAGAAGTTCCGCGACGCCATGGACAAGCTGGGCCTGGAATCGCCCCGCTCGCGCGCCATCCACCACATCGAGGAAGCCGACGACGCCCTGGCCTTCGTCGGCCTGCCCGCCATCATCCGCCCGTCGTTCACGCTCGCGGGCACCGGCGGCGGCATCGCCTACAACGTCGAGGAATTCCACGAGATCGTGGAGCGCGGCCTGGACCTGTCGCCGACCACCGAAGTGCTGATCGAGGAGTCGGTGCTGGGCTGGAAGGAATATGAGATGGAGGTCGTCCGCGATCATGCGGACAACTGCATCATCATCTGCTCGATCGAGAACATCGACCCGATGGGCGTCCACACCGGCGACAGCATCACCGTCGCCCCGGCCATGACCCTGACGGACAAGGAATATCAGATGATGCGCGCGGCCTCGATCGCCGTGCTGCGCGAGATCGGGGTCGAGACCGGCGGCTCGAACGTCCAGTTCGCCCTGAACCCGGCCGACGGCCGCATGGTCGTCATCGAGATGAACCCGCGCGTGTCGCGCTCCTCGGCCCTGGCGTCCAAGGCCACCGGCTTCCCGATCGCCAAGATCGCCGCCAAGCTGGCCGTCGGCTACACCCTGGACGAGCTGAAGAACGACATCACCATGGTTACCCCGGCCTCGTTCGAGCCGGCCATCGACTACGTCGTCACCAAGATCCCGCGCTTCGCCTTCGAGAAGTATCCGGGCTCCGAGCCGCACCTGACCACGGCCATGAAGTCGGTCGGCGAGGTCATGGCCATCGGCCGCACCTTCCAGGAATCCATGCAGAAGGCCCTGCGCGGCCTGGAGACCGGCCTGAACGGCTTCGACGAGATCGAGATCGACGGCGTGGCCGGCGCCGAGGACGACGCCTCGGTCCGCGCCGCCGTCGTGCGCGCGCTCGGCCAGCCGACGCCGGACCGCATCCGCGTCATCGCCCAGGCCTTCCGCCACGGCCTGACGGTCGAGGAGGTCCACGCCGCCTGCTCCTACGAGCCGTGGTTCCTGCGCCAGATCGCCGACATCGTCCGCACCGAGGGCCATGTCCGCGTCCAGGGCCTGCCGACCCAGGCGACCGACTTCCGCAAGCTGAAGGCCAAGGGCTTCTCCGACGCCCGCCTGGGCGCCCTGACCGGCAAGACCGAGGGCGAGGTCCGCAAGGCCCGCCGCGCGCTTGACGTGCGCCCGGTGTTCAAGCGCATCGACACCTGCGCCGCCGAGTTCGCCAGCGCCACCGCCTATATGTATTCGACCTATGAGACCGGCGCCCTGGGCCAGGTCCCGGCCTGCGAGGCCGAGGTGTCGGATCGCCGCAAGGCCGTCATCCTGGGCGGCGGTCCGAACCGCATCGGTCAGGGCATCGAGTTCGACTACTGCTGCGTGCACGCCGCCTTCGCTTTCGCCGACATCGACGTCGAGAGCATCATGGTCAACTGCAACCCCGAGACGGTTTCGACCGACTACGACACCTCCGACCGCCTGTATTTCGAGCCGCTGACGGCCGAGGACGTGCTGGAGCTGATCGACGTCGAACGCTCCAAGGGCGAGCTGATCGGCGTGGTCGTCCAGTTCGGCGGCCAGACCCCGCTGAAGCTGGCCCATGCGCTGCAGGAAGACGGCGTGCCGATCCTGGGCACCAGCGTCGACTCCATCGACCTGGCCGAGGACCGCGAGCGCTTCCAGCAGATGCTCCAGGCCATCGGCCTGCAGCAGCCGCCCAACGCCCTGGCCCGCTCGGCCGAGGAAGCGGCGCAAAAGGCCGAGGAAGTCGGCTATCCGGTCGTCCTGCGTCCGTCCTACGTCCTGGGCGGCCGCGGCATGATGATCGTCCACGACCGCGAGCAGCTGGACCGCTACGTCCATGAGGCCATGCGCGTCTCGGGCAGCGATCCCGTGCTGATCGACCACTATCTGAACCGCGCCACCGAAGTGGACGTCGACGCCCTGTGCGACGACGAGACCGTCTTCGTCGCCGGCGTGCTGGAGCATATCGAGGAAGCCGGCGTCCACTCGGGCGACAGCGCCTGCTCCATGCCGCCCTTCTCGCTCTCGCCCGCCACCGTGGCCGAGCTGAAGCGCCAGACCACCGCCATGGCCAAGGCCCTGAAGGTCCGCGGCCTGATGAACGTGCAGTTCGCCATCGAGGAGCCGCACAGCGAGAACCCGCGCATCTTCGTGCTGGAAGTGAACCCGCGCGCCAGCCGCACGGCGCCCTTCGTGGCCAAGACCATCGGCCAGCCGGTCGCCGCCATCGCCGCCAAGGTCATGGCCGGGGTTCCGCTGGCGTCCTTCGGCCTGGTCGACAAGGAACTGGACCACATCGCGGTCAAGGAAGCCGTCTTCCCCTTCGCCCGCTTCGCCGGGGTCGACACCATCCTGGGCCCGGAAATGCGCTCGACCGGAGAGGTCATGGGCCTGGACTGGAAGCGTGAGGGCGAGGCCGATCTGGCCCCCGCCTTCGCCCGCGCCTTCGCCAAGTCCCAGACCGGCGGCGGCACCATCCTGCCGACCGAAGGCACGGCCTTCGTCTCGGTCAAGGACGCCGACAAGCCCTTCATCGTCGAGGCGGTGAAGACGCTGCTGGCGCAAGGCTTCGCCGTCATCGCCACCGGCGGCACCCACGCCTATCTGACCGAGCAGGGCCTGGACGTCGGCCTGGTCAAGAAGGTGCTGGAAGGCCGCCCGAACATCGTCGACGCCATGAAGAACGGCGAGGTCCAGCTGGTCTTCAACACCACGGACGGCAAGCAGGCCCTGGCCGACAGCTTCTCCATCCGCCGCACGGCCCTGATGATGAAGATCCCCTACTACACCACCGCCGCCGGTTCGCTGGCCGCGGCCCAGGGCATCGCCGCCGTCCGCCACGGCGAAATGGATGTGCGCCCGATCCAGAGCTACAACTGA
- a CDS encoding ribonuclease E inhibitor RraB — translation METAALTSHEEKDAMVRAALAEQGDSGITPRHTLFYFYGEEEAHGDLCEVARRAGFLTRGQGDMTVLETTMAVDEASFAPVSAMMQTWAAAFQLDYDGWECAVVTN, via the coding sequence GTGGAGACCGCCGCCCTGACCAGCCACGAAGAGAAGGACGCCATGGTGCGCGCCGCGCTCGCAGAGCAAGGCGACAGCGGGATCACTCCGCGCCATACGTTGTTCTACTTCTACGGCGAGGAAGAGGCGCACGGCGACCTGTGCGAGGTGGCCCGCCGTGCGGGCTTCCTGACGCGGGGCCAGGGCGACATGACCGTCCTGGAGACGACGATGGCGGTCGACGAGGCGTCCTTCGCGCCTGTGTCGGCCATGATGCAAACCTGGGCCGCGGCCTTCCAGCTCGACTACGATGGCTGGGAGTGCGCGGTCGTGACGAACTGA
- a CDS encoding SDR family NAD(P)-dependent oxidoreductase, whose translation MLHSGQTPERSWRELSAEHLMRDYRINAVGPALAARHFLPLLPRDERAVFAALSARVGSIGDNRLGGWHSYRASKAALNMILKTLSVELARTHP comes from the coding sequence GTGCTGCACTCCGGCCAGACGCCCGAACGGAGCTGGCGCGAGTTGTCGGCGGAGCATCTGATGCGCGACTATCGGATCAACGCCGTGGGGCCGGCTTTGGCGGCGCGTCACTTCCTGCCCTTGCTGCCGCGCGACGAGCGGGCGGTGTTCGCGGCCCTGTCGGCGCGGGTCGGTTCAATCGGCGATAACCGGCTGGGCGGCTGGCACAGCTATCGCGCATCCAAGGCGGCGCTGAACATGATCCTGAAGACCCTGTCGGTGGAACTGGCGCGCACCCATCCGTAG
- a CDS encoding amino acid permease, whose translation MSQLDVLPEPSRRIGWGLAALVVAGNMIGSGVYLLPATLAPTGSSSIIGWLVCGVGAVTLALVFGGLGRMQPDADGLSDFTRRGMGRFIGYQTGLAYWAACLTGNVAVAVAGTGYLAFFIPALKEPLWGAVSNLILIWITTAAYAAGSRTAARFGAVTLVLGLIPIVLAIIAGVIAFSGETFAASWSPAGEPLLKTVPASLAIIFWAFLGVESAAALSSLVKNPATDVGRASLGGVSLAFVVYVAASAAVFGVIPADVLAHSTSPYADLVARVMGASVAGLVAACAVIKATGTIAGWTMMGGETARASAEQGWLPRWFGGAKKGRTPVSNPLINGALMSAMVVASAQPTLGQQFGVLIGVTSVLTLCLYALCSVTLWKLTAKAGWRALAVAGAVFSAFAVAAAAGGYIWPSVGFFAVTSLAWLWVRKGQGRFQNT comes from the coding sequence ATGAGCCAGTTGGACGTCCTGCCTGAACCGTCGCGCCGCATCGGTTGGGGTCTGGCCGCCCTTGTGGTGGCGGGCAACATGATCGGGTCGGGCGTCTATCTGCTGCCGGCCACCCTGGCGCCGACGGGCAGCAGCAGCATCATCGGCTGGCTGGTGTGCGGGGTCGGGGCGGTGACCCTGGCCCTGGTGTTCGGCGGCCTGGGGCGGATGCAGCCGGACGCGGACGGCCTGTCGGACTTCACCCGGCGCGGCATGGGCCGCTTCATCGGCTATCAGACCGGGCTGGCCTATTGGGCCGCCTGCCTGACCGGCAATGTCGCCGTGGCCGTGGCGGGCACCGGCTACCTGGCCTTCTTCATCCCGGCGCTGAAGGAGCCTCTGTGGGGCGCGGTCAGCAACCTGATCCTGATCTGGATCACCACGGCAGCCTATGCGGCGGGGTCGAGGACGGCGGCGCGGTTCGGGGCCGTGACCCTGGTCCTGGGGCTGATTCCGATCGTCCTGGCCATCATCGCCGGCGTCATCGCCTTCAGCGGCGAGACCTTCGCCGCCTCCTGGAGCCCGGCGGGCGAGCCGCTGCTCAAGACGGTCCCGGCCTCGCTGGCCATCATCTTCTGGGCCTTCCTGGGGGTCGAGAGCGCCGCCGCCCTGTCCAGCCTGGTCAAGAACCCGGCGACCGACGTGGGGCGGGCCTCCCTGGGCGGGGTGAGCCTGGCCTTCGTCGTCTATGTGGCCGCCAGCGCGGCCGTGTTCGGCGTCATTCCGGCCGACGTCCTGGCCCATTCGACCAGCCCCTACGCCGACCTGGTGGCGCGGGTCATGGGGGCCTCGGTGGCGGGCCTGGTGGCGGCCTGCGCCGTCATCAAGGCGACCGGCACCATCGCCGGCTGGACCATGATGGGCGGCGAGACGGCGCGCGCCTCGGCCGAGCAGGGCTGGCTGCCGCGCTGGTTCGGCGGGGCGAAGAAGGGCCGCACCCCCGTGAGCAATCCCCTGATCAACGGCGCCCTCATGAGCGCCATGGTGGTGGCCAGCGCCCAGCCGACCCTGGGGCAGCAGTTCGGCGTGCTGATCGGGGTGACCTCGGTGCTGACCCTGTGCCTCTACGCCCTGTGCTCGGTGACGCTGTGGAAGCTGACGGCCAAGGCGGGCTGGCGGGCGCTGGCCGTGGCGGGCGCCGTCTTCTCGGCCTTCGCCGTGGCGGCGGCGGCGGGCGGCTACATCTGGCCCAGCGTGGGCTTCTTCGCGGTGACCAGCCTGGCCTGGCTGTGGGTCCGCAAGGGCCAGGGACGCTTCCAGAACACTTAA
- the dnaG gene encoding DNA primase gives MRFDERFIEELKARLRPSDIIGRTVKLKRQGREYVGLSPFSKEKSPSFFVNDDKGFFHDFSSGKHGDVISFLQETERLSFVEAVSRLAAEAGMQLPAEDPQAAEREQKRQGLADWMDLAQKWFAANLRRNVGKAAREYLEKRGLPEDQWERFGLGYAPNDREGLKAALIQRGARPGDLVEAGLLIAPEGGGQPYDRFRDRLMFPILDARGRIVSFGGRAMNPDDRAKYLNGPETSLFHKGATLYGLPEARRILGVEKRGEQGIVVVEGYMDVIACQRAGIAAVAPMGTALTEEQMGLLWRTSAEPTLCFDGDGAGQRAAARTVERALPLLKPERSFQFVTLSGGLDPDDMLREKGAAALREAMQQTVPFSKKLFEKECFDVGALDTPEKEASLLVRLRKAAATIADPDLSKTYKDYLVGAFYQLVRPTEQEKKQAHRVIYRDRKARQAQAIMDVTPEARLAAKSLSQAPKPIMSAVIEGLISYPSIISERAEVLGTQSFGDPDLDRLLGDLVRITYDVSSMSDGLLRSRLRALGHDGILKRVDRTASIAHAPFLETGISLEEAEKSLRRAIDALLQALALNRALTELKRDADFDLVTFGGLKGQRDALERYISSGEIWTDSEMTVH, from the coding sequence TTGCGGTTCGACGAGCGGTTCATCGAGGAGCTGAAGGCGCGCCTTCGGCCGTCCGACATCATCGGGCGGACGGTGAAGCTCAAGCGTCAGGGACGCGAATACGTCGGCCTGAGCCCCTTCTCGAAGGAGAAGTCGCCGAGCTTCTTCGTCAACGATGACAAGGGCTTCTTCCACGATTTCTCGTCCGGCAAGCACGGCGACGTCATCAGCTTCCTGCAGGAGACGGAGCGGCTGAGCTTTGTCGAGGCGGTCAGCCGCCTGGCCGCCGAGGCTGGGATGCAACTGCCCGCCGAGGACCCCCAGGCCGCCGAGCGCGAGCAGAAGCGCCAGGGTCTGGCCGACTGGATGGACCTGGCCCAGAAGTGGTTCGCGGCCAATCTGCGCCGCAACGTCGGCAAGGCGGCGCGCGAATACCTGGAAAAGCGCGGCCTGCCCGAGGACCAGTGGGAGCGCTTCGGCCTGGGCTATGCGCCCAACGACCGCGAGGGACTGAAGGCCGCCTTGATCCAGCGCGGGGCGCGGCCGGGCGATCTGGTCGAGGCGGGGCTGCTGATCGCGCCGGAAGGCGGGGGCCAGCCCTATGACCGCTTCCGCGACCGGCTGATGTTCCCGATCCTGGACGCGCGCGGGCGCATCGTCAGCTTCGGCGGCCGGGCCATGAACCCCGACGACCGGGCCAAATATCTGAACGGGCCGGAGACCTCGCTGTTTCACAAGGGGGCGACCCTCTACGGCCTGCCCGAGGCGCGGCGCATCCTGGGCGTAGAGAAACGGGGCGAGCAGGGGATTGTAGTTGTTGAGGGCTACATGGATGTGATTGCTTGCCAGAGAGCCGGGATCGCAGCAGTAGCGCCTATGGGGACAGCGCTTACCGAAGAGCAAATGGGGCTTTTGTGGCGCACTAGTGCGGAGCCCACTCTTTGTTTCGATGGTGATGGAGCCGGGCAGCGAGCGGCGGCTAGAACTGTTGAAAGAGCGCTCCCGCTATTGAAGCCAGAGCGTAGCTTCCAATTTGTGACGTTGTCGGGTGGACTCGACCCTGACGATATGCTGCGAGAAAAAGGCGCTGCGGCTTTACGTGAAGCTATGCAGCAAACCGTTCCTTTCTCGAAGAAATTATTTGAAAAAGAGTGCTTCGATGTTGGGGCATTGGATACACCTGAAAAGGAAGCATCTTTATTAGTTCGACTCAGGAAGGCTGCTGCGACCATCGCGGATCCTGATCTTTCAAAAACCTATAAAGATTATCTCGTTGGCGCATTTTACCAGCTAGTCAGGCCTACCGAGCAGGAAAAAAAGCAAGCCCATCGCGTCATTTATAGAGACCGTAAGGCTCGCCAAGCGCAGGCGATCATGGATGTGACGCCGGAGGCAAGGCTAGCTGCGAAAAGTCTTTCACAAGCGCCTAAGCCTATAATGTCTGCGGTGATTGAAGGATTGATTTCTTATCCTTCTATTATCTCCGAACGCGCGGAGGTTTTGGGTACGCAGAGCTTTGGTGATCCTGATCTTGATCGTTTGTTAGGTGATTTGGTTCGGATCACTTATGATGTGTCGTCCATGAGTGATGGGCTTCTGCGTTCTCGACTGCGTGCTCTCGGTCATGATGGCATTTTGAAGCGAGTTGATCGGACTGCAAGCATTGCGCATGCGCCGTTTCTAGAGACGGGTATCTCCTTGGAGGAGGCGGAGAAATCGCTCAGGCGAGCAATTGATGCGTTGCTGCAAGCGTTGGCGTTGAATCGGGCGTTGACGGAGCTGAAACGTGATGCCGATTTCGATTTGGTGACTTTTGGGGGACTCAAGGGGCAGCGCGATGCTCTGGAGAGGTACATTTCCAGCGGAGAGATATGGACGGATTCGGAGATGACCGTTCATTGA